One Candidatus Symbiobacter mobilis CR genomic window, AGAAATTGCGTGAGGCCGAACTGGATGCTGCGGGCGAGTAGCGATGGAAGCATGCAGGTTCTTTCTTGTGCTCTCAGCGTCTGCCAGGCCCCCAGCGTGCGGTGAGTTCGGCGGCCAGTAGTCGTTCATTGAACTACACTTCGCCGATGCAATTCGAGTGGGATGAAGCAAAAAGCGATTGGAGAAGATCGCTACCCATTGCGCGGCAATATTGATAGGTGTCTCTACGTGTTGGTTTATACGCCGCGCCACGGTGTGATCCGCATTATTTCCGCACGAAAAGCCAATCCACGGGACAGAAAGCAATATGAAAACCGTACGCATGAGGATTGACATCCAGAACCCGCCAGCCCAACCCACAGGGCGCATCGACACCAACGTGGTCGATGCCACGACCACTGCGGACATTGCCAGGTACAAAGCGGCTGACGATGCCGATGCCTTGCTTGATGCAGCGACGTTCGCACGCCGTATTCGCAAACGACTGGGATGGAGCCAGGCTGAGTTTGCCCAGCGTATCGATGTGTCGCTCGACACCATCCGCAACTGGGAACAAGGGAAGCGCTGCCCAACCGGCGCGGCAAAAGCCCTATTGAAAGTGCTGGACAAAGCCCCCGAGGCAGCGCTGGCAGCGCTGCAATGAACCGTCGACATGACGGGTGGGTCAGGTGACGAAGAAGGACCAGGCGGCGCGGTAGTCGGCTTCGCGGTTTGCGCGGGTGAAGGGGGCGGTGTAGATGCGTTCGACCTAGCGGGAGCCGCCGGGCAGGGTGTCGTCCATCACCCACTGGGTGATGGTGGCGCCGTCGGGGACTAGCGGGGTTCCGCCGCGTTGTCGTGTTGGCGATGATCACCTCGGCCAAGAATGCCCCCTGGCCGCTAGAGCAAGAAATTAGCGACAGGCCTTTAGGCCAGGATTCCAAACCGAAGTTTGTTTTACGATGAAAAAGTTCAACACCGCTGGCCCCAGCATTGCCGCAGACCATTACCTGATCGACCCGCTGGCGCGCATCGACTTGCCGGAAATCGAGACCTTGATTGCCGACAAGCGGTATTTCGTCCTCCACGCCCCACGTCAAACCGGCAAGACCACATCGCTGCTCGCGTTGATGCACTATTTGAATGCGCAGGGAACATACCGTGCGCTGTACGCCAATATTGCGGCAGCGCAAACCGCACGGGGCAATGTGGCAAGCGGGTTGTCCGCAATCACCCAGGCGCTGGTTCGTCAGGCGGCGTATTACATCCAAGACACCGCGCTTTCCGCATGGCTGCGTCAGAACAAGGACATGGACCCCAACGAGCTGCTGACGGCGCTGCTTTCCCACTGGGCACAAACCAGCGACCGGCCTGTGGTGTTGCTGCTCGATGAAGTCGATGCGCTGGTCGGCGATACGCTGATTTCGTTGCTGCGCCAAATCCGTGCAGGCTATGCGCAGCGCCCAGAAGCATTTCCGCAGGCGATGATCTTGTGCGGCGTTCGGGACGTTCGCGACTACCGCATCCACACTGCGCACCATGAAATCATCACCGGCGGGTCAGCATTCAACATCAAAGCCGTGTCATTGCGGCTGGGGAATCTGAGCGAACAGGAAACGCGGGAACTGTGGCAACAGCATCAGGACGCCACCGGCCAGCACATCGACCCTGCGATCTACCCGGAACTCTGGCAAGACACAGCAGGCCAGCCGTGGCTGGTCAACGCCCTGGGGTATGAGGTGACGTGGCAAGACCGCGAAGCACGCAACCCCCAGGTACCGATCACGCTGGAACGGTACAAAGCAGCCCGCGAGCGGTTGATCCAAAGCCGGGCCACGCATTTGGACCAGCTCACCGACAAACTCCGGGAACCCCGCGTGCATGGCATCGTCGCGGCGCTGTTGCAAGGCGAAGCAGTGACAGAACAATTCCCGACCGACGACCTGCAATACGTCGAAGACTTGGGATTGATACGCCAAAAGCCGATGTTGGCCTTATCCAATCGCATTTACCAGGAAATCATTCCCCGCGAACTCACGTGGTCTACGCAAGTCGTCCTCACCCACGAACAACCTTGGTATCTGGACGAAAACCGCCGGATTGATGTGCCCAAATTGCTTCGTGCCTTCCAACAATTCTTTCGGGAGAATGCGGATGCCTGGCTGGAAAAATACGACTACAAAGAAGCCGGGCCGCAATTGTTGTTGCAGGCTTTTCTACAGCGCATCGTCAACGGCGGCGGGCGAATCAGCCGCGAATATGGGCTGGGAAGAAAACGCACCGATTTGTTTTTGGAATGGCCGCTGGACGTACAACAAGGCTATTTGGGGCCGGTACAGCGCGTGGTGATAGAAATCAAAATCGTCCACGACCACCAAAGCCTGGACACATTACAAAAACAGGGCATCACCCAAACGGCAGGGTATGCCGACCAATGCGGCGCCCAGGAGGCGCATTTGGTTCTTTTTGACAGAAGGCCGGGCAAGACCTGGGAAGAACGGATATGGCAATCCGAAGCCACCGAAGGGCTACGCACCATTGTGGTGTGGGGGGCGTAGTGCCTGCTGGATTACTGCAGTTCTCTCATGGACAGAATTATCTCTTTCTAGGTTCCCACACCTTCCCCAATCGGTGTACTGTGCATCGCATAGCGGGCATGGTGATCGATGACATCCATGACTTTGGAGGGTTCGCCGTTCACCACATCCCAACACCACGTACCAAACCCACCGCGCGAATTCACCGCATGTACCCAGGCATCCAGCGCCAAACGTTTATTGCGGTTTTGGTCAGAATCCTCGCCTTTGATTTCCAGCACCAACAATTTTCCATTGGCCAGACGAATCAAAAAGTCAGGCACAAAACGCCGCTTGCTGCCACGCCAAAGGTAATAAATCTGAAAACCCAAATGGTCGTTTTTGGCAAATGCAGCCACATCCAAGCGCTTTTCCAGCAGGGTCGTGGTGTACGGCTCCCAGGTACTGTCGGCCACGGCGTGACTGATTTGAGACTTGGTAGTTTCGATGCAGGGCTTGGTGGAGTACCAGGTGCGCATCAGTCGGGTGGAGCCAATCGGAAATTCAGCGTCAAACACCGGTTCCAGCTTTTCGCTGTTTTGCTGATGGATTTGGGCGATGACGTGTCCCACCAGCGTGTCGATGGACAAAGCAACCAGAATGCGTTTGCGCAGGGGTTCCTGATGGAATAGCGAGGGAATTTCCAGCCGGTCAGAGGCCAGAAACTGCTCAACAAGTCGAACCAGTTGAACGATCAACAACTCCCGCCCCCCGGTAAAGCCATGTTCTAGTGTCTCCAAAGCCTTGCGCGCAGCCAAAAACAGCAAGCGCTGCAAGCGAAATTCATCAGGAAAGGCTTCCAGGTCGATCGACACTGCTTGGGACAAATCCGCAGCACCATCCAGTGCGGGGGCCAGATCGGCACTCACACGCACCTGGGCGGGGTCAATTTTGAGGCGCGGCATCTTGGACCAGTCCACCGTCAGGTCAGGACGAACGATCACATCCACGCGCAGCACAATAGGCATCGCCCTGGCGAAAGTAATGCTCTACACGAGCGGCCGTTTCGGTTTTGTTGCACACCGTCAGCATCACCGGCGGTGACAGATGCCCAGCTTTTGCCCATGCGCTCTGCGTTTCGCGCCAGTCTGCGCCCAGCAGGGTGTAGGCCTCCTGGACGATTTGCGGCAAAGCCTCATGCGGTTCCGCGCCACGCCGGTTCAAATCGTCGGCCACCTCGGGTTCGCGGTACAAGTGGTACAGCTTGCTTCGGTACGTCTGCGCGTTGGGCAAAGCACTGTCACGAATCACCACACGCGGCGTTTTCACCAATCCGGCTTCAATAGCATCATTCAAGCCAAAATCAGAAATCACCCATTCAAACAGCGATGCCTCGGTGCTGGTTTTGCCAGTAGGCGCAAACGGCGTGGCCGATAAATCAAAGCAGCGGATGATGCGCTGCATTTTGTGAATCCGGTCCAGGCCCTCGATCCAGCGCGTCGCTTCATCCAAGTCAAGGCCAAGTTCTTCGGCCTGTTTCTTGCTCACCTTGCTCTCGGCGGGTTTGCGGTACGCATGGTGGGCTTCATCATTGATGATGATCAGGTCTTTGTGACTGGCAAGTTTGCCCAGTACACGGCGCACATACGCTGCATCGCTTTCGGCCCCTTTTTTGACCACCGAGCGATCTTGCATTTTGCGTGGCATCAGGCTGTGCCAGTTGTCGATCAGCAATACCGCCTGATTGAGCTTTTCACGCAGCGCCTCGTTGGGGCATAGGGAAAACATGTCGTAACAGTTGTCGGGATGACCGGGCAACAACACCTGCAAGCGCTCTTTGACGGTCAGCCCCGGTGCCACGACAAGCACCGCCCGAGAAAAATCCTTGTTTCGCCTGGGGTAGGTCAGCGCGTTGAGTACCTGCCAGGTGATGATCATCGCCATCACGACAGTCTTTCCGCTTCCTGTGGCCATCTTGTTGCACAGGCGCTCCCATGGGCCGCCATCACCCGGCACGGCAATACCCTGTTTGAATTCAGGTTTGGCCTCCACAGACCAAATCAGGGTTTCTATCGCTTCCAGTTGGCAAAAATAAAAAGGATAAGTGCGGTTGGTTTGTGGGTCTTTCCAGTGCGCCAGCAGTTGCTCTGTTATCGCAGTAATACCGGGATAATTTGCGATGCGCCAGGCATCCACCCGCTCGCGTATGCGTTGCACCAACTCCAGTTCAATGCCGCGCACAGTATTGTTGCGCGTATCAAAAATTTCATAGCCTGCCGGTCTTCTGCCCGCAATCAGGGTCAGTTGGCGGTCACTAACGCGCTTCCAGTGATGGGTGGGGCGCTCAAAAGGCGAATTGATGATGAGGGATGTGCTCATGCACGTGATAACCCGCAAAGCGTTTGAAACAATACCCGAAAACTGTTGGAACGGTTTCGATCAGGTACCAAATAGGCCGTAATCCTGCGCGCACCATCGCGCTTTTGATAATGGGGAATCGCACGCCGCAACTCTTGCGAGGGACTGCCCAGTACGTCAGGATTGCGAAATTTGGCCTTGCGGTCATTTGCGGCCAAGTTCGGCTTGTCAAATGCCTGTGCCACGGCTTGCCAGTCACCGGTAAAAAAGGCTTCCAACTCTCGACAGGCAATCCGGACCACCGTCTCAGGTCGGCCTGCCAAGGTGCATAAGCTTTGCAAACGTTGTTTGATGACAGTGCATTCACCACTGTCTTGATCACGCATCACGATGAATTGACTGTTGGGCAGCAGCCAGCCCTTGATGCGGCGTACAAGCTGCTTTTCCAAATCCTGCTTGCCCTCGAATACCAAAAAATGCACTGTCGTGCCACCAGGCAGGATGCCCGACAGAATGCCTTCAAGAAAATCTTTCGCCGAAGGCTCTTCGAGCAAAAAGACGAGATGCCCTGTCACGGCTGCGCCCCTGGAAAAAGCCCCTGCTTCCAAAGATAGCCCATCTGGTCGCCTTCTCGCATATAGGCGCAGAGTTGTTCGTTATCGGCCGCACGATGCACTTGCGATTGGCCTTTGTCTTTCACAAGCCAGAATACTTCGCATAGTTCCACTGCATTCAAAAAATCAGGCGAATGGGTGCTGAGGAAAACCTGCCCACCACGTTGCGCATAAGCGCGAAATTCTTCGGCCAGTTCCCACAACAAAGAAGGGTAAATCTGGTTTTCAGGCTCTTCCACGCACAACAGGGGATAGGGGTGGGGGTCATAAAGCAAAACCAGGTAAGCCAGCATTTTGATCGTGCCGTCAGAGACGTAACGGGCCAGAAACGGGTCTTGAAAAGCGCCATCCTGAAATTTCAACAGCACCCGGCCTTCTTCGGTCGTCTTGGCTTCAACCTGTGTCACACCCGGTACACGGCGTTGCAAGCGTTCCAGTATGTCGTTGAATACACCTGGATGGTGCTTGTGCAGATACGCTACGACCAAAGACAGGTTGTCACCTTCGCGTGACAAGTGCTCGGCATAGCCTGCATCGGCCTCGGGGCGCGCACGGCTGATATGAAAGTCAGACAAATGCCAGTTTTCAATCCAATTGCCCAGGGCCACCACGGCTGGAAAACGCGCAAATTGCGCCAGCCCTTTGATGGCAAGAATGTCCTGGCTTTTCAGCGTTTGTTGTTCACGTTGAAGCAGACTTTCCTCCGTCACGGATTCCAGCTCGTTGGTAACAGCTTCCCCTTTGCCATACGCAAAATCCAGAAGCCGCCAGGGCCGCCCACGGTTGCCACGCCGGTATTGCAACACCTCTTTCACAACGACAGGTTGCCCGTGATCTTCGTCAATGTGCAACTCGTAAGTCATCAACCGCGATCGTCCTTGCGACAGCTCTACGCGGAGTTTGATTTCAATCTCGATGGCCCCGATGCTCCCCCGACTTCGCACCTCTGCCAGCCCTCTGCTGCCGCCCAGCCGCCCCAATGCAGCGGTGACATTGGTCGTCATGGCATCACGCAAAAAAGCGAACACGGAAAACAGGGTGCTTTTGCCAGTGCCGTTGGCACCCACCAGAACACAAAACTTGGGAATGTTTTTCAGATGCACATTTTGAAATGCCCGAAAGTTTTTCAATCGTATCGACTCTATTGGCATCATTTCACCCTTCCAAATTCATAACCTTGAGCGACTCGATTCCCCGGTCATCCACAATCTTCACGGCAATTTTGCGGTTGTCGCCCGCCGCAAACGGCAG contains:
- a CDS encoding BrnT family toxin; the encoded protein is MKQKAIGEDRYPLRGNIDRCLYVLVYTPRHGVIRIISARKANPRDRKQYENRTHED
- a CDS encoding DUF4276 family protein codes for the protein MLEEPSAKDFLEGILSGILPGGTTVHFLVFEGKQDLEKQLVRRIKGWLLPNSQFIVMRDQDSGECTVIKQRLQSLCTLAGRPETVVRIACRELEAFFTGDWQAVAQAFDKPNLAANDRKAKFRNPDVLGSPSQELRRAIPHYQKRDGARRITAYLVPDRNRSNSFRVLFQTLCGLSRA
- a CDS encoding AAA family ATPase; translation: MKKFNTAGPSIAADHYLIDPLARIDLPEIETLIADKRYFVLHAPRQTGKTTSLLALMHYLNAQGTYRALYANIAAAQTARGNVASGLSAITQALVRQAAYYIQDTALSAWLRQNKDMDPNELLTALLSHWAQTSDRPVVLLLDEVDALVGDTLISLLRQIRAGYAQRPEAFPQAMILCGVRDVRDYRIHTAHHEIITGGSAFNIKAVSLRLGNLSEQETRELWQQHQDATGQHIDPAIYPELWQDTAGQPWLVNALGYEVTWQDREARNPQVPITLERYKAARERLIQSRATHLDQLTDKLREPRVHGIVAALLQGEAVTEQFPTDDLQYVEDLGLIRQKPMLALSNRIYQEIIPRELTWSTQVVLTHEQPWYLDENRRIDVPKLLRAFQQFFRENADAWLEKYDYKEAGPQLLLQAFLQRIVNGGGRISREYGLGRKRTDLFLEWPLDVQQGYLGPVQRVVIEIKIVHDHQSLDTLQKQGITQTAGYADQCGAQEAHLVLFDRRPGKTWEERIWQSEATEGLRTIVVWGA
- a CDS encoding AAA family ATPase produces the protein MPIESIRLKNFRAFQNVHLKNIPKFCVLVGANGTGKSTLFSVFAFLRDAMTTNVTAALGRLGGSRGLAEVRSRGSIGAIEIEIKLRVELSQGRSRLMTYELHIDEDHGQPVVVKEVLQYRRGNRGRPWRLLDFAYGKGEAVTNELESVTEESLLQREQQTLKSQDILAIKGLAQFARFPAVVALGNWIENWHLSDFHISRARPEADAGYAEHLSREGDNLSLVVAYLHKHHPGVFNDILERLQRRVPGVTQVEAKTTEEGRVLLKFQDGAFQDPFLARYVSDGTIKMLAYLVLLYDPHPYPLLCVEEPENQIYPSLLWELAEEFRAYAQRGGQVFLSTHSPDFLNAVELCEVFWLVKDKGQSQVHRAADNEQLCAYMREGDQMGYLWKQGLFPGAQP
- a CDS encoding helix-turn-helix domain-containing protein, translating into MKTVRMRIDIQNPPAQPTGRIDTNVVDATTTADIARYKAADDADALLDAATFARRIRKRLGWSQAEFAQRIDVSLDTIRNWEQGKRCPTGAAKALLKVLDKAPEAALAALQ